The Silurus meridionalis isolate SWU-2019-XX chromosome 6, ASM1480568v1, whole genome shotgun sequence genome contains the following window.
TTCCCAGGTCAACACATAAGGTATGggacaatttctttctttctttccaacaATATTTATTGGTTAACAGAATAAAAGATTTAGGATCACCTGAATAGTTgcttcataattaaaaaaaaaaaaaaatgtgtctacACCCAAAATCAACTTTCATTACATCTGGCTGGATTATAGTCAAGAATAGAGGCAATGACTATAATCTGAAATCTAGCACCCTCTATCGGCCATCTTTTGAAAGGCATCCCCGTGACAGCACATGTAGTGGTAACCCTCTTCAGAGGTCAAGTCAATTGAACCCTGTTTCTGGTAGAAGTCCAGCGCTGACTTGTTCCAGTTCAGTGCAGTAAACTTGAGTTGAGTACAACCAGCAGCCTGTCCTAGCTATTATTAAGAGGAAAGAATATATAATGATTATACTTTTTACAAtgacaaaatattataatagatattacatttgaatgcacataaaatgtatttattaatttatctgAAAAACAGATGTTTAGAAAAGATCCCTTACCTGTGCAACTTTGCACATCAATGCCTTGCCGATGCCTTTTGCTGGAAGAGAAATCAAGGACATGAAATTAGTTGGAATTAGAAAAAGTTcagatttttgtaataaattagtttgtgggaaaaaaaataagctcAAAATCATAGGctttttttgtgtctgttttaAGTAAATTAATGTTCAGTAAACACATCAGAAATGTAAATTCACTCTACAGAAAAAAGGGACATTGTTTGGGCAGTTAATGGTTCTAAAATTCTTAAGGAGTCCTCTAAGAAACAttcagtgttgggcaataacgcgttacttttttaaatgaattaatttcggctgaagtgtagcctactgtctaacctgtttacagcagcgacgcattgtaggattagTGGATGAACCActtaaacacgaagaagacgcactgtgggcgtgtctccgtttattcaggtctgtgcagcagtaatggcgagtcaaggcgagagcaagacgagtttctcaaagtggaaatatgctcattatttcactttagttgagccataaatacaaaaacgttttagtcaaatgtaagctgtgtctttctggttcaaaggtcgtatctactgcgataaacagcaactccaatctgtcgaaacTCCTCCAGAAACTaaatgcctcgacgaagctaacacggtgttctgttgtacattgttgatagttaatatttaagctgtgaaaggaacttTTTTAAGGGCTCCatacaacagcttttatgatgcagaagccactttagtttttgattctgaatatattattcagctttttttgttatttatttcagaaatcttggttaggatgcggcgctctcaccactgcggcccgggttcgatcccaagtcagggaaccgaccccagccactcttagtgccggccccaagcccggataaattggggagggttgcgttaggaagggcatccagcgtaaaaacgtgccaaatcaaacatgcggatgatccgctgttgcgacccctaaggggagaagccgaaagatagtagtaactagcacaacactggaaACATTTTTCCCCCGAGAGGTGAGGTACGCTTTAAGGTGCTGGAgggatcctttttttttttttaacaaaaaaaagttttaagacctgaaaatattttattaattcaaatGGCAACAAAAGTACTACATTTACCTCTAAACTCTGGCATGACGTACAAGTCCTCCATGAATACAGCTCGGCCTTTCcagctataaatgtaaaagtacatGGAAAAACCTACTTTCGTATGACCTGAAatagacacacatacacgtttcacaatacatacacatatttaaTGACTGGAATTACTCATTTTCTTCTCATCAAAGAACCAAAAATAGTTTTACAAATTATTAGTCATGTAGCTTCTATATGTAGTTACAGATGACATAGATGAGTGCGTTCTCAGAGATAAAGCTTCAGTTTGTCACCCCAAAGCGCTCTGTTATTTGCCATTCTTAGTGACTCCTTAAATGTTCTATATGAAACCAACAACACAggatttctcttttcttttagaAAGCTGAAGCCATTAAAACCATCTAACCACCcttaaataatcttttttaagACTGCTTTATTAGCAAACATACAGAGACAAAAGCTACTGTATATTTAGCCCTGCATATACCAATATTTACCAGTATTCACCTGTATTGaggtaagtgcataaataacaAAATCATAATGATGAAATCAGGTACTCTACTAACACTATTAGCGCATGTTTAAAATATCAGACTGTGTGTTGGATCAGATTCTCACCATCTTTGGTCTTGTGCTGTTCTGG
Protein-coding sequences here:
- the LOC124387945 gene encoding thialysine N-epsilon-acetyltransferase-like; amino-acid sequence: MDFTIRSATHEDCKDIMRMVSELAEFENISDQVMITLKDLKQDGFSQNPFFHAVIAEVPEQHKTKDGHTKVGFSMYFYIYSWKGRAVFMEDLYVMPEFRAKGIGKALMCKVAQLGQAAGCTQLKFTALNWNKSALDFYQKQGSIDLTSEEGYHYMCCHGDAFQKMADRGC